The following proteins come from a genomic window of Gadus morhua chromosome 11, gadMor3.0, whole genome shotgun sequence:
- the LOC115553277 gene encoding chymotrypsin-like protease CTRL-1 isoform X2, which produces METGCGMPSIRPQVREEDNKIVNGQNAVSGSWPWQVSLQETSGFHFCGGSLINQNWVVTAGHCRVTPGRHRVVLGEHDRQSNAEQIQVISIARAITHPYYNAQNFNNDVTLLRLAYPARMSSRVSPVCLATPGSDPAAGTRCVTTGWGKTGQTSSPRYLQQTSLPLLSSTQCRQYWGQNKITDAMICAGASGVSSCQGDSGGPLVCERSGVWSQVGIVSWGTSNCNVRTPAVYARVSYLRRWIDQTVASN; this is translated from the exons GGTGTGGGATGCCATCCATCAGGCCCCAGGTGAGAGAAGAAGACAACAAGATTGTGAACGGACAGAACGCCGTGTCCGGGTCCTGGCCCTGGCAGGTGTCCCTCCAG GAAACCAGTGGATTCCACTTTTGTGGCGGCTCTCTGATCAACCAGAACTGGGTGGTCACCGCTGGTCACTGCCGCGTCAC CCCGGGTCGCCATCGCGTCGTCCTGGGAGAGCACGACCGCCAGTCCAACGCCGAGCAGATCCAGGTCATCTCCATCGCCAGG GCCATCACTCATCCCTACTACAACGCCCAGAACTTCAACAATGACGTCACCCTGCTGAGGCTGGCCTACCCAGCCAGGATGTCGTCCCGCGTTTCCCCCGTGTGTCTGGCAACCCCCGGCAGCGACCCCGCCGCTGGCACCCGCTGCGTCACCACCGGCTGGGGCAAGACCGGCCAGACCT CCAGCCCTCGCTATCTGCAGcagacctccctccccctgctcagCAGCACTCAGTGCCGCCAGTACTGGGGTCAGAACAAGATTACCGACGCCATGATCTGCGCTGGAGCCTCTGGAGTATCCTCCTGCCAG GGCGACTCCGGCGGACCGCTGGTCTGTGAGAGGAGCGGCGTTTGGAGCCAGGTGGGCATCGTCTCCTGGGGAACCAGCAACTGCAACGTGCGCACCCCGGCCGTGTACGCACGCGTGTCGTACCTGCGCCGCTGGATCGACCAGACCGTGGCGTCCAACTGA
- the LOC115553277 gene encoding chymotrypsin-like protease CTRL-1 isoform X1, with protein sequence MFLMLSCFALVASGLGCGMPSIRPQVREEDNKIVNGQNAVSGSWPWQVSLQETSGFHFCGGSLINQNWVVTAGHCRVTPGRHRVVLGEHDRQSNAEQIQVISIARAITHPYYNAQNFNNDVTLLRLAYPARMSSRVSPVCLATPGSDPAAGTRCVTTGWGKTGQTSSPRYLQQTSLPLLSSTQCRQYWGQNKITDAMICAGASGVSSCQGDSGGPLVCERSGVWSQVGIVSWGTSNCNVRTPAVYARVSYLRRWIDQTVASN encoded by the exons ATGTTTTTGATGCTCAGTTGTTTCGCTCTGGTGGCCTCTGGCCTTG GGTGTGGGATGCCATCCATCAGGCCCCAGGTGAGAGAAGAAGACAACAAGATTGTGAACGGACAGAACGCCGTGTCCGGGTCCTGGCCCTGGCAGGTGTCCCTCCAG GAAACCAGTGGATTCCACTTTTGTGGCGGCTCTCTGATCAACCAGAACTGGGTGGTCACCGCTGGTCACTGCCGCGTCAC CCCGGGTCGCCATCGCGTCGTCCTGGGAGAGCACGACCGCCAGTCCAACGCCGAGCAGATCCAGGTCATCTCCATCGCCAGG GCCATCACTCATCCCTACTACAACGCCCAGAACTTCAACAATGACGTCACCCTGCTGAGGCTGGCCTACCCAGCCAGGATGTCGTCCCGCGTTTCCCCCGTGTGTCTGGCAACCCCCGGCAGCGACCCCGCCGCTGGCACCCGCTGCGTCACCACCGGCTGGGGCAAGACCGGCCAGACCT CCAGCCCTCGCTATCTGCAGcagacctccctccccctgctcagCAGCACTCAGTGCCGCCAGTACTGGGGTCAGAACAAGATTACCGACGCCATGATCTGCGCTGGAGCCTCTGGAGTATCCTCCTGCCAG GGCGACTCCGGCGGACCGCTGGTCTGTGAGAGGAGCGGCGTTTGGAGCCAGGTGGGCATCGTCTCCTGGGGAACCAGCAACTGCAACGTGCGCACCCCGGCCGTGTACGCACGCGTGTCGTACCTGCGCCGCTGGATCGACCAGACCGTGGCGTCCAACTGA